The Clostridiaceae bacterium HFYG-1003 genome includes a window with the following:
- a CDS encoding nucleotidyl transferase AbiEii/AbiGii toxin family protein yields MVGIDARTTMDMDATIKGQAQSKTELTVIIENILKTQIDDDAVFSFQGIEEIREEADYPGYRVSIGVVFDKTRQMLKIDITTDQTHFSLWDRLKSTLK; encoded by the coding sequence ATGGTTGGCATTGATGCGCGCACCACAATGGATATGGATGCAACGATCAAAGGGCAGGCTCAATCTAAGACAGAATTAACGGTGATCATTGAGAACATCTTAAAAACTCAGATTGACGACGATGCTGTATTTTCATTTCAAGGGATTGAAGAGATCCGAGAGGAAGCGGACTATCCGGGGTATCGTGTATCGATCGGAGTCGTCTTTGATAAAACGCGACAGATGCTGAAGATAGACATCACAACTGACCAAACTCATTTCTCTCTCTGGGACCGACTAAAATCTACGCTGAAATAG
- a CDS encoding RNA polymerase sigma factor: MLDDYIEKHGRRLYGLCRTLCQNPDDADDLYQETWLKVHQKFDHYNPEYEFEGWLTRICVNTYKDQLRKKKLSLIFDLFDSQEAKDAVLEKAATEEKEDLSDLHAAVKRLPEKLRLTVVLYYFRELDIGETAAILNIPPGTVKSRLSKSRLLLKEMINDEIEL; encoded by the coding sequence GTGCTCGATGATTACATAGAAAAACATGGAAGGCGCCTTTATGGTCTATGTCGGACACTGTGCCAAAACCCTGATGATGCCGATGATTTGTACCAGGAGACCTGGCTGAAGGTCCATCAAAAATTTGACCACTACAACCCTGAGTATGAATTTGAAGGTTGGCTGACACGGATCTGCGTTAACACCTACAAGGATCAGTTGCGAAAGAAAAAGCTCAGCCTGATCTTCGACCTGTTTGACTCTCAGGAGGCGAAGGACGCAGTACTTGAAAAAGCTGCCACAGAAGAAAAAGAGGACTTAAGTGACCTTCATGCTGCGGTGAAAAGACTTCCTGAAAAACTTCGACTGACAGTAGTCTTGTACTATTTCAGAGAGCTCGACATCGGTGAAACCGCAGCGATTTTAAATATTCCCCCGGGTACCGTCAAGTCCAGATTGAGTAAGTCCAGACTGCTGTTGAAGGAGATGATCAACGATGAAATTGAGCTATGA
- a CDS encoding transcriptional regulator, with amino-acid sequence MKYLDKLIELGCFSRQEVVDLIGTEKAAHSILNDYVKNGYIDRIRRDLYTAISLETKQPVANRFLIATHIAEDAYISHHSAFEYYGYANQVFHEVYVSTTSRFTEFSFDGITFTRVSPKIDSGVITTNTEIRVTDLERTVIDSIYSFQKIGGLEELLRCLLLVPALQADKLITYLDEYGQVNLYQKSGFLLKEFAEQLGLTKLFFDYCRSKISKSKSYLYSEKDALSKHFVLHKDWMIFAPENIKSILSKGVDLNA; translated from the coding sequence ATGAAATATTTAGACAAACTAATTGAGTTGGGTTGTTTTTCACGGCAAGAAGTTGTTGACCTAATCGGAACCGAAAAAGCAGCACACTCAATACTAAACGATTATGTCAAAAACGGATATATTGATCGAATTCGAAGAGATCTATATACAGCAATCAGCCTTGAAACGAAGCAGCCTGTCGCAAACCGATTTTTAATAGCAACTCATATTGCTGAGGATGCTTATATTTCGCATCACAGTGCATTTGAATACTATGGTTATGCTAATCAAGTTTTTCATGAGGTCTATGTATCGACAACCAGCAGATTCACTGAGTTTTCTTTTGATGGTATTACCTTTACCAGGGTTTCTCCGAAAATTGATTCTGGAGTAATTACAACCAATACAGAAATCAGAGTCACGGATCTTGAAAGGACTGTCATCGATAGTATCTATTCTTTTCAGAAAATTGGCGGTTTGGAAGAACTACTCCGTTGTCTGTTGCTGGTCCCTGCACTACAAGCTGATAAGCTGATAACCTATCTTGATGAATATGGGCAGGTGAATTTGTATCAGAAATCCGGCTTCTTACTCAAGGAATTTGCTGAACAGTTGGGTCTTACAAAACTATTTTTTGATTACTGCAGGAGTAAAATCTCCAAATCAAAAAGTTATCTGTATTCAGAAAAAGATGCCCTTTCCAAGCACTTTGTCCTACATAAAGATTGGATGATTTTTGCCCCTGAGAATATTAAATCAATCCTCAGTAAGGGGGTTGATCTCAATGCCTGA
- a CDS encoding DUF3846 domain-containing protein, protein MDVLIVEHEKVPRMASITGDLNSLQQVVGGYIEAVYPYDDPVAIVCHEEGKLIGLPLNRKLEDYDIIAGTFIV, encoded by the coding sequence ATGGACGTATTGATTGTTGAACATGAAAAAGTGCCGCGTATGGCTAGTATCACCGGTGACCTGAACTCCCTGCAGCAGGTTGTCGGCGGCTACATCGAAGCCGTCTATCCCTATGATGACCCGGTTGCCATTGTCTGTCATGAGGAAGGCAAGCTCATCGGCCTCCCGCTTAACCGAAAACTTGAGGACTACGACATCATCGCCGGGACCTTCATCGTCTGA
- a CDS encoding DUF4825 domain-containing protein: MDAAYFYLIFVLALFLVLPILIGVYVYRDANSRGMNAALWTLIAALAPSGIGLIIYLVVRSDYNSLECPNCKAPILEEYSSCPKCGTSLKAKCTNCGKAIASGWQNCAHCGEPVPADAMIPTLPKRKDNGLGKILVAVILIPVLIISTLVFGLASFRSGHPTSVGSVDGMRVEDFGNNKTVSDWFKNCDASGRGIYVLEYQYPKDNLNNLNRSNYIVYRTGLTKDVSVAAVGYQNFFKESLRIEYNDSETPGVKDYHIYQVDYSTTAKVQLEVIVNGKKADYKLTRSTEPLMFIESIPWRNEAANLYKLRLDYLGDNSGVSRLVKETGLEFAGDYTLELKTSEKPYGLRVIYTDAIMDFETNIYSPYATELLGLIKNLDYVEITDGESTFRLTADEASQTLGHDVKDFGTDPSKLEAYLKSIYGDNQFDQ; the protein is encoded by the coding sequence ATGGATGCAGCATATTTTTACCTAATTTTTGTCCTAGCACTGTTTCTGGTGCTCCCCATCCTCATCGGAGTCTATGTATATCGGGATGCTAACAGCCGTGGGATGAATGCAGCTCTTTGGACTTTGATTGCGGCTCTGGCCCCATCCGGTATTGGCTTGATCATCTACCTGGTGGTTAGATCAGATTATAATAGTTTGGAATGTCCCAATTGCAAGGCCCCAATCCTTGAAGAATACTCCTCTTGCCCTAAATGCGGAACGAGCTTAAAGGCTAAGTGTACTAATTGCGGTAAAGCGATCGCTTCCGGTTGGCAAAACTGTGCTCATTGCGGAGAACCCGTTCCTGCAGATGCAATGATCCCTACCCTCCCAAAGCGTAAAGACAATGGGCTGGGCAAGATATTGGTGGCCGTCATACTTATTCCCGTTCTAATCATATCCACTCTTGTTTTCGGGCTTGCCAGCTTCCGCAGCGGCCATCCGACCAGCGTTGGTTCAGTTGACGGGATGAGAGTCGAGGACTTCGGAAACAACAAAACAGTTTCGGATTGGTTTAAAAATTGCGATGCTTCCGGCAGAGGAATTTATGTTCTTGAATACCAGTATCCAAAAGATAATTTAAATAATCTCAATCGGTCGAACTATATCGTCTATCGAACCGGTCTGACGAAGGATGTCAGTGTGGCAGCTGTTGGATACCAAAATTTCTTTAAGGAATCTTTACGAATTGAGTACAATGATTCTGAAACCCCTGGAGTAAAAGACTATCATATTTATCAGGTAGACTACTCTACCACAGCAAAGGTTCAGCTTGAAGTCATTGTAAATGGCAAGAAAGCGGATTACAAATTGACCAGGTCCACTGAGCCCCTTATGTTCATCGAGTCGATCCCTTGGAGAAACGAAGCAGCGAATTTGTATAAGCTTCGCCTGGATTATCTTGGTGATAACTCAGGAGTTAGTCGACTGGTCAAAGAAACTGGGCTTGAATTCGCAGGGGACTATACCCTCGAGCTGAAAACTTCGGAAAAACCTTATGGTTTAAGAGTTATTTATACTGACGCGATCATGGATTTTGAAACGAATATCTACTCACCTTACGCCACAGAGCTACTTGGCTTAATCAAGAATCTGGACTATGTTGAAATCACCGACGGTGAAAGTACATTTCGGCTGACAGCAGATGAAGCTTCTCAAACTCTGGGTCATGATGTGAAGGACTTTGGAACAGATCCATCCAAGCTTGAAGCGTATCTTAAGTCAATCTACGGTGATAACCAGTTCGACCAGTAG
- a CDS encoding nucleotidyl transferase AbiEii/AbiGii toxin family protein, which translates to MPEWNKLLSGKQAKELGFVRDTYEKVCRLTDILKFFENDALLGNSLALKGGTAINLTIFNLPRLSVDIDLNFSKNVTRDEMMATRSIINDRIEKFMKANGYLLSPKSKQYHALDSFVYEYSNSGGMKDNIKVEINYMLRCHVLETGQRHFVSSWEPTGVSVFSVAPIEIFASKIVALINRTAPRDLYDIYNLVKFGLIDESEEPMLRKCVVFYSAIGAESPPFEFQFNTIDQVTQNRIKTDLYPVLRNKDKFDLKTAQMQVKAWLESLLKLEDNEQEFLDAFRNKTYQPELLFESTEIVERIRNHPMALWKCSQK; encoded by the coding sequence ATGCCTGAGTGGAACAAGTTATTGTCGGGGAAACAAGCTAAGGAACTTGGTTTTGTGCGAGATACATATGAGAAAGTTTGCAGATTGACTGATATACTGAAGTTTTTCGAAAATGACGCTTTGCTAGGGAACTCTTTGGCTCTAAAGGGCGGAACGGCCATCAACCTGACAATTTTCAATTTGCCAAGGTTGTCTGTTGATATTGATCTGAATTTTTCAAAAAACGTCACTCGGGATGAAATGATGGCGACAAGATCAATCATCAATGACCGAATCGAAAAATTTATGAAAGCTAACGGCTATTTGTTAAGTCCCAAATCGAAGCAATATCATGCTCTTGATTCTTTTGTTTATGAATACTCAAATTCAGGAGGCATGAAGGATAACATTAAGGTTGAAATCAACTATATGCTTCGCTGTCATGTTCTTGAAACTGGACAAAGACATTTTGTATCTTCCTGGGAACCAACCGGCGTTTCTGTTTTTAGTGTGGCCCCCATTGAAATATTTGCAAGCAAAATCGTTGCTTTGATCAATCGAACGGCACCCCGAGATCTTTATGACATTTATAACCTGGTGAAATTTGGGTTGATTGATGAATCAGAGGAGCCCATGCTCAGAAAGTGTGTTGTTTTTTACAGCGCGATAGGCGCGGAATCTCCGCCTTTTGAGTTCCAATTTAACACGATCGATCAAGTCACTCAGAATCGTATCAAGACAGACCTTTATCCTGTATTACGAAACAAGGACAAATTTGATCTTAAGACTGCTCAGATGCAAGTCAAGGCCTGGCTTGAATCGCTTCTAAAGCTTGAGGACAACGAACAGGAATTCCTGGATGCCTTTAGGAATAAGACATATCAGCCGGAGCTGCTTTTTGAATCAACCGAAATCGTAGAACGTATTCGGAACCACCCTATGGCACTCTGGAAGTGCTCACAAAAATAA